GTGTCCGCGGAGCGGTCGTCGTCTGCCATGGCTGCAGTCTGTCACGGGAGGACCTCCCAGGAGACGGCTGAGGCCCGGATCCGCTGGGGATCCGGGCCTCTGCTGTCGGGCTGACAGGATTTGAACCTGCGGCCTCCTCGTCCCGAACGAGGCGCGCTACCAAGCTGCGCCACAGCCCGATGTGAGGCTCAGCCAAGGCTGACCCCACGAGCACCGGAGCATACCGGAGCCCGCGGGACGTGCCCCAATCGGGTCTGGCTGCCGGACCCGCAGCGCGATCCGAGGAGCGACCCGCGGCGGGGCGTCAGGGCGCGAGCGGCAGGAACGTGAGCAGCGTGGCCTCGGGGCGGCAGGCGACACGGACCTGCGCGTAGGGGCTGGTGCCCAACCCGGCGCTCACGTGCAGCCACGCGGCGCCGCGGTCGCCCGGCTCCGAGTCGGCGGGGTGGCGGTGCAGGCCCCGGGCCCGCTCGGGCTCGAGGTCGCAGTTGGTGGTCAGCGCCCGTCCCCCGGGCAGGCAGACCTGGCCGCCGTGGGTGTGGCCCGCCAGGATCGCGTCGTGGCCGTCGGCGGCGAACTGGTCCAGGACGCGCAGGTACGGCGCGTGCGCGACCGCGAGGCGTACGTCGGCCCCGGGGTCGGCCGGTCCGGCGACGGCCGCCAGGTCGTCGTACTCGAGGTGCGGGTCGTCGACGCCCACGAACGCCAGGTCCAGGCCGTTGACCTCGAGCCGCCCGCGGGTGTTGGTCAGGTCGAGCCAGCCGTGCTCGACGAAGCGGGCGGTGAGGTCGCGCCACGGCAGCTGGGGCACGTCGGTGTGGCGAGTGCCGTCGTCGGGCAGCACGTAGCGCAGCGGGTTGCGCAGCCGCGGCTCGTAGTAGTCGTTGGACCCGTGCACGAACACGCCGGGCACGTCGAGCAGCGGCCCGAGGGAGTCGGTGACCGCCGGCACGGCGCCCTGGTGGGCCAGGTTGTCCCCGGTGTCGACCACGAGGTCGGGCCGCAGCGTCGCCAGCCCGGCCAGCCACTCCTGCTTGCGGTGGTGGCGCGGGGTCATGTGCACGTCGCTGAGGTGCAGCACGCGCAGCGGGTCCGCGCCGGGGGGCAGGAGGGGCACCTCGACCCGCCGCAGCGTGAACTGCCGGGTCTCACGCACGGCGTACGCCGTGACGGCGGCACCGCCGACGGCCGCGGCCCCGAGGAGGGCGGCGCTGCCACGGGCGAGAAGCGGGGTCAGGCTCACCGGGACAGGCTGTCACAATGTCGGGCATGAGCACCCTCAAGGACCAGCTGCGCGCCGACCTGACCACTGCGATGAAGGCCCGGGACCAGGTGCGTTCCTCGACGCTGCGGATGGTCATCTCCGCGATCTCGAACGCCGAGGTCGCCGGGAAGACCGCGCGCGA
This Nocardioides dokdonensis FR1436 DNA region includes the following protein-coding sequences:
- a CDS encoding metallophosphoesterase, coding for MSLTPLLARGSAALLGAAAVGGAAVTAYAVRETRQFTLRRVEVPLLPPGADPLRVLHLSDVHMTPRHHRKQEWLAGLATLRPDLVVDTGDNLAHQGAVPAVTDSLGPLLDVPGVFVHGSNDYYEPRLRNPLRYVLPDDGTRHTDVPQLPWRDLTARFVEHGWLDLTNTRGRLEVNGLDLAFVGVDDPHLEYDDLAAVAGPADPGADVRLAVAHAPYLRVLDQFAADGHDAILAGHTHGGQVCLPGGRALTTNCDLEPERARGLHRHPADSEPGDRGAAWLHVSAGLGTSPYAQVRVACRPEATLLTFLPLAP